One window from the genome of Candidatus Didemnitutus sp. encodes:
- a CDS encoding cbb3-type cytochrome c oxidase subunit I produces MNSTVPNARAEQQEIDASAKWPVLVFFSQAIAWLIIGGALQLIAATQLHTPNFLGFLSGCEWFTYGRVNAAANFLLAYGWGFNAGLGVALWLMARLSAAALRHGGWLIVACKAWNITLGLGMLGILMGGTTSFDLLEMPRWITVMMLVCYAAMGVWAITTFSVRNTDNVFAAQWYIFGAVLWFPWLFAVAQTMLFNLPTHGVVQAIVGAWYVNGIYGLWFTPLALACAYYFVPKITGRPINHYYLTGVSFWWFIVTTAFAGGSRLLGGPVPAWVSTVGTTANFLLVPALVIIFVNFFRPLASGFETAKGSVSFKFIVLSIVAFFFAAGLNLVLANRPLAAEMQFTLIPELRDWVIAYACFSTAMFGAAYFIIPRLAGRPWHSSALVGIHYWLTLVGIVGIVVGVGYAGSEQGRMLNTNVPFADITAMLKPWLAFRTVTLMALLVGHVAFAINFFWTAFNSVIETGPKAEFANPPAMAATTASEGQHA; encoded by the coding sequence ATGAATTCCACCGTCCCCAACGCTCGCGCCGAGCAGCAGGAGATCGACGCCTCCGCCAAGTGGCCCGTTCTCGTGTTCTTCAGCCAGGCCATCGCCTGGTTGATCATCGGCGGCGCGCTCCAACTCATCGCCGCCACGCAGCTGCACACGCCGAACTTCCTCGGCTTCCTGTCCGGCTGCGAGTGGTTCACCTACGGCCGCGTCAACGCCGCCGCAAATTTCCTCCTCGCCTACGGATGGGGCTTCAACGCCGGCCTCGGCGTCGCCCTTTGGCTGATGGCCCGCCTTTCCGCCGCCGCGCTCCGCCACGGCGGCTGGCTCATCGTCGCCTGCAAGGCGTGGAACATCACCCTCGGCCTCGGCATGCTCGGCATCCTCATGGGCGGCACGACATCCTTCGATCTCCTCGAGATGCCGCGCTGGATCACCGTCATGATGCTCGTCTGCTACGCCGCCATGGGCGTGTGGGCGATCACGACCTTCAGCGTGCGCAACACCGACAACGTGTTCGCCGCGCAGTGGTATATCTTCGGTGCCGTCCTCTGGTTCCCGTGGCTCTTCGCCGTCGCGCAGACGATGCTCTTCAACCTCCCGACGCACGGCGTCGTGCAGGCGATCGTCGGCGCGTGGTATGTGAACGGCATCTATGGGCTGTGGTTCACGCCGCTCGCTTTGGCGTGCGCCTACTACTTCGTGCCGAAGATCACCGGCCGGCCGATCAACCATTACTACCTCACCGGTGTTTCGTTCTGGTGGTTCATCGTCACGACCGCGTTTGCCGGTGGCTCTCGCCTGCTCGGCGGTCCGGTTCCCGCGTGGGTGTCGACCGTCGGCACGACCGCCAACTTCCTGCTCGTGCCCGCTCTCGTGATCATCTTCGTGAATTTCTTCCGCCCGCTCGCCTCCGGCTTCGAGACCGCGAAGGGCAGTGTCTCCTTCAAGTTCATCGTGCTGAGCATCGTCGCCTTCTTCTTCGCGGCGGGCCTCAACCTCGTGCTCGCGAACCGTCCGCTCGCCGCCGAAATGCAGTTCACGCTCATCCCCGAGTTGCGCGATTGGGTGATCGCCTACGCGTGCTTCTCCACCGCGATGTTTGGCGCCGCCTACTTCATCATCCCGCGGCTCGCGGGCCGTCCGTGGCACTCCTCGGCGTTGGTCGGCATCCACTACTGGCTCACGCTCGTCGGCATCGTCGGCATCGTGGTCGGCGTAGGTTACGCCGGTTCCGAGCAGGGTCGCATGCTGAACACCAACGTGCCCTTCGCGGACATCACCGCGATGCTCAAACCCTGGCTCGCGTTCCGCACCGTCACCCTGATGGCACTGCTCGTCGGCCACGTCGCCTTCGCAATCAACTTCTTCTGGACCGCCTTCAACTCCGTCATCGAGACGGGACCGAAGGCCGAGTTCGCCAACCCGCCCGCCATGGCCGCCACGACCGCCTCGGAGGGGCAGCACGCATGA
- a CDS encoding LysR family transcriptional regulator: protein MKSAQGAASDPFTRYTGVELRHLRLVWTVAEERSLTRASERLNLTPSALSHQLRVLEEIVGGPIFHREGKTMRLTPAGDVLLDAAVRVLGAVADAEDRLAKLKQGRAGTVRLSTHCYTGYHWLPAVIRSFRAEHPEADVRVVGEVTHRSLEALYNREIDLSITTEKPERTGMLARAVLRDEVRLLVPHDHALARKPWLEPGEIAREHLLMYAARPEESSLCIDILRPAGEWPRRFTCVQLTEAILELVKAGMGVAALAEWAVKPALADGQLVAKRITRKGWHRTWHAVTWPKAEAGPLVMNFVDHLATEFASRGKAEKISA, encoded by the coding sequence GTGAAATCTGCTCAAGGCGCTGCGAGCGATCCCTTCACCCGCTACACCGGGGTGGAGCTGCGGCACCTGCGCCTCGTCTGGACCGTCGCGGAGGAACGCAGTCTCACCCGCGCGAGCGAGCGCCTCAACCTCACGCCCTCCGCGCTCAGCCATCAGCTCCGTGTGCTGGAGGAGATCGTCGGCGGTCCCATCTTCCATCGTGAAGGCAAGACCATGCGCCTCACGCCCGCCGGCGACGTGCTCCTCGACGCCGCCGTGCGCGTGCTCGGCGCCGTCGCGGACGCCGAGGACCGCCTCGCCAAACTCAAGCAAGGCCGCGCCGGCACCGTGCGCCTCAGCACGCATTGCTACACCGGCTACCACTGGTTGCCGGCCGTGATCCGCTCCTTCCGCGCCGAGCATCCCGAGGCCGACGTGCGTGTTGTCGGCGAGGTCACGCACCGCTCGCTCGAGGCGCTCTACAACCGCGAAATCGACCTCTCGATCACGACCGAAAAGCCCGAGCGCACCGGCATGCTCGCCCGCGCCGTGTTGCGCGACGAGGTGCGCCTGCTCGTGCCGCACGATCATGCGTTGGCCCGCAAGCCCTGGCTCGAGCCCGGCGAAATCGCGCGCGAGCACCTGCTCATGTATGCCGCCCGCCCTGAGGAGTCGTCGCTCTGCATCGACATACTTCGCCCCGCCGGCGAGTGGCCGCGCCGTTTCACCTGCGTGCAACTTACCGAAGCGATCCTTGAGCTCGTGAAGGCCGGCATGGGCGTCGCCGCGCTCGCCGAGTGGGCCGTGAAGCCCGCGCTCGCCGACGGCCAGCTCGTGGCCAAGCGCATCACGCGCAAGGGCTGGCACCGCACGTGGCACGCCGTCACGTGGCCCAAGGCCGAGGCCGGCCCGCTGGTGATGAATTTCGTCGACCACCTCGCGACCGAATTCGCCTCGCGTGGGAAGGCCGAAAAAATCTCCGCCTGA
- a CDS encoding cytochrome c encodes MSDEKHSHLEQSGASDESIQQVHAREQSSTAWHGSFSLTLIGVMCIAIYLGAIYLVNYSGHFDPSIYNEHQKPSLQAAAGPTLTPAMFGKRVFTANCMACHQATGQGVPGVYPPLAGSEFVLKPEHEKHIIKIVLFGLNGPITVKGANFNNAMTPFGSLLKDEQIAQVLTYVRSEWGNNAPEIKPEQVAAIRAELGARGPWTVEELLKTP; translated from the coding sequence ATGAGCGACGAAAAACACTCTCACCTCGAGCAGTCCGGCGCGTCCGACGAGTCGATCCAGCAGGTTCATGCCCGCGAGCAATCCTCCACGGCGTGGCACGGCAGCTTCTCGCTCACGCTGATCGGCGTCATGTGCATCGCGATCTATCTCGGCGCGATCTACCTGGTCAACTATTCGGGCCACTTCGATCCCTCGATCTACAACGAGCATCAGAAGCCTTCCCTGCAAGCCGCGGCCGGTCCGACGCTCACGCCCGCGATGTTCGGCAAACGCGTGTTCACCGCGAACTGCATGGCCTGTCACCAGGCCACCGGTCAGGGCGTCCCCGGCGTTTACCCGCCGCTCGCCGGCTCGGAATTCGTGCTCAAGCCCGAACACGAAAAGCACATCATCAAGATCGTCCTCTTCGGCCTCAACGGCCCGATCACCGTCAAGGGCGCGAATTTCAACAACGCGATGACACCCTTCGGCAGCCTCCTGAAGGACGAGCAGATCGCGCAAGTGCTCACCTACGTTCGCTCCGAGTGGGGCAACAACGCTCCCGAGATCAAGCCCGAGCAGGTCGCCGCGATCCGCGCCGAACTCGGCGCGCGCGGCCCGTGGACCGTCGAGGAACTGCTGAAGACGCCGTAA
- a CDS encoding tryptophan-rich sensory protein yields the protein MQLALNALWACLFFGLRNPGLAFAEVIALWIALVITGLKFAHLDRFAGALWVPYLAWVSFASVLNGTVWWLNR from the coding sequence GTGCAGCTCGCCTTGAACGCGCTGTGGGCGTGCCTGTTTTTCGGACTGCGGAATCCCGGTCTCGCGTTCGCCGAGGTGATCGCGCTCTGGATTGCGCTCGTGATCACGGGGCTGAAATTCGCGCACCTCGACCGCTTCGCCGGCGCGTTGTGGGTGCCGTATCTCGCTTGGGTGTCGTTCGCGTCGGTGCTGAACGGCACCGTGTGGTGGCTCAACCGCTGA
- the nrfD gene encoding polysulfide reductase NrfD: protein MGAHSAEHAAHPILAEVKPAILPRAELVEHHRDFKWITDKICGMVEGTTPAWWWWCFGIAAFVASFTVAGLIYLVGTGVGVWGHANPVNWAWDIVNFVFWIGIGHAGTLISAILCLLRQKWRTSVNRAAEAMTIFAVVCAAIFPVFHVGRVWMAWYLFPIPNANYIWQNFRSPLEWDVFAVSTYGTVSVLFWYIGLIPDLGTLRDRFTAAGNLLKARIYGFFAMGWRGSNRHWSNYEMAYLILAGIATPLVLSVHTIVSFDFAVSLLPGWHTTIFPPYFVAGAIFSGFGMVLTLMLPLRAIYGLEDLITQYHIDCMTKITLATGTMVGYAYSMEFFIAWYGANPYEGFAFINRAFGHYAWAYWIMIGCNVITPQFFWFKSIRQNTTLVWILSIFVNVGMWFERFVIIVTSLARDFLPSSWGYYSPSIVEIFTFFGTFGVFSFLFLLFIRFVPIMPMSEVKAVIPQADPHGAGH from the coding sequence ATGGGCGCACACTCCGCTGAGCACGCTGCTCACCCGATCCTCGCCGAGGTCAAGCCCGCGATCCTCCCGCGCGCCGAGCTCGTCGAGCACCATCGCGACTTCAAGTGGATCACCGACAAGATCTGCGGCATGGTCGAAGGCACCACGCCCGCGTGGTGGTGGTGGTGCTTCGGCATCGCCGCCTTCGTCGCGTCGTTCACCGTCGCCGGCCTGATCTACCTCGTCGGCACCGGCGTCGGTGTCTGGGGTCACGCCAATCCGGTCAACTGGGCGTGGGACATCGTCAACTTCGTCTTCTGGATCGGTATCGGCCACGCCGGCACGCTCATCTCCGCGATCTTGTGCCTGCTGCGTCAGAAGTGGCGCACGTCGGTCAACCGCGCCGCCGAGGCGATGACGATCTTCGCCGTCGTTTGCGCCGCGATCTTCCCCGTGTTCCACGTCGGTCGCGTGTGGATGGCCTGGTATCTCTTCCCGATCCCGAACGCCAACTACATCTGGCAGAACTTCCGTTCGCCGCTCGAGTGGGACGTGTTCGCGGTCTCGACCTACGGCACGGTTTCGGTGCTGTTCTGGTATATCGGTCTGATCCCCGACCTCGGCACGCTGCGCGACCGCTTCACCGCGGCCGGCAATCTGCTGAAGGCGCGCATCTACGGTTTCTTCGCGATGGGCTGGCGCGGTTCCAACCGCCACTGGAGCAACTACGAAATGGCTTACCTCATCCTCGCGGGTATCGCCACGCCGCTCGTGCTCTCGGTGCACACGATCGTTTCGTTCGACTTCGCTGTCTCGCTGCTCCCCGGCTGGCACACGACGATCTTCCCGCCCTACTTCGTGGCGGGCGCGATCTTCTCGGGCTTCGGCATGGTGCTCACGCTCATGCTGCCGCTCCGCGCCATCTACGGCCTCGAGGACCTGATCACGCAGTATCACATCGACTGCATGACCAAGATCACTTTGGCCACCGGCACGATGGTCGGCTACGCCTACTCGATGGAGTTCTTCATCGCGTGGTATGGTGCCAATCCGTATGAAGGCTTCGCGTTCATCAACCGCGCGTTCGGCCACTACGCCTGGGCCTACTGGATCATGATCGGCTGCAACGTCATCACGCCGCAGTTCTTCTGGTTCAAATCCATCCGCCAGAACACGACGCTCGTCTGGATCCTCTCGATCTTCGTCAACGTCGGCATGTGGTTCGAGCGCTTCGTGATCATCGTCACCTCGCTCGCCCGCGACTTCCTGCCGTCCTCGTGGGGTTACTACTCTCCGTCGATCGTCGAGATCTTCACGTTCTTCGGCACCTTCGGCGTCTTCTCGTTCCTGTTCCTCCTCTTCATCCGCTTTGTGCCCATCATGCCGATGTCGGAAGTGAAGGCGGTCATCCCGCAAGCCGACCCGCACGGCGCGGGCCACTAA
- a CDS encoding cytochrome c produces MRYAYYTLLFAVALTISIAGFRGMRSTQPPIIVFPDMDFQAKYKPQAASKFFADGRADRPAPAGTVPRGRSTAADPDFLRADDAHYLGKAADGSFVKGFPIPVTETMIRRGQNRFNIYCAPCHGVNGDGQGITKAYGMVATPTYHDDRLRNMAEGEIFNTITNGKNTMSPYADKLSPDERWAVIAYVRALQRAHNAKLDDVPLANRGELK; encoded by the coding sequence ATGCGTTACGCCTACTACACGCTCCTCTTCGCCGTCGCCCTGACGATCTCCATCGCGGGCTTCCGCGGCATGCGCTCCACGCAGCCGCCGATCATCGTGTTCCCCGACATGGATTTTCAGGCGAAATACAAGCCGCAGGCCGCCTCGAAATTCTTCGCCGACGGCCGCGCCGATCGCCCTGCTCCCGCCGGCACTGTGCCGCGCGGCCGCAGCACTGCCGCCGACCCGGATTTCCTCCGCGCCGACGACGCGCACTACCTCGGCAAGGCCGCCGACGGCTCCTTCGTGAAGGGCTTCCCGATCCCCGTCACCGAGACGATGATCCGCCGCGGCCAGAACCGCTTCAACATCTACTGCGCGCCGTGTCACGGCGTGAACGGCGACGGCCAGGGCATCACCAAAGCCTACGGCATGGTCGCCACGCCGACCTACCACGACGACCGCCTCCGCAACATGGCCGAAGGCGAAATCTTCAACACGATCACCAACGGCAAGAACACGATGTCGCCCTACGCCGACAAGCTCTCGCCCGACGAGCGCTGGGCCGTCATCGCCTACGTCCGCGCTCTCCAACGCGCCCACAATGCGAAGCTCGACGACGTCCCGCTCGCGAACCGAGGGGAGCTGAAATAA
- a CDS encoding DUF3341 domain-containing protein, which produces MKKTYGLIAAFDTVPALYHACEHVRDAGYSKWDSLTPFPVHGLDAAMGMRRSRVPRFSLAGGITGFCTGMSLIWFTGAFDYPLIVGGKPYFSPMFAFPVSYELTILFTAFATIIGMFLLNGLPMHYHPVMKAPQFVRALDDRFFIVIEANDPKFNASATRELLAKIGGQDIAELEE; this is translated from the coding sequence ATGAAAAAGACTTACGGACTCATCGCCGCCTTCGACACCGTGCCCGCGCTCTACCATGCGTGCGAGCACGTGCGCGACGCGGGCTACTCCAAGTGGGACTCGCTCACGCCGTTCCCTGTGCACGGCCTCGACGCCGCCATGGGCATGCGCCGCTCGCGCGTGCCGCGCTTCTCGCTCGCCGGCGGCATCACTGGCTTCTGCACCGGCATGAGCCTCATCTGGTTCACCGGCGCGTTCGACTATCCCCTCATCGTCGGCGGCAAGCCCTACTTCTCGCCCATGTTCGCCTTCCCGGTGAGCTACGAGCTGACGATTCTCTTCACCGCGTTCGCGACCATCATCGGCATGTTCCTCCTCAACGGTCTGCCGATGCACTACCACCCGGTGATGAAAGCGCCGCAATTCGTGCGCGCGCTCGACGACCGCTTCTTCATCGTGATCGAGGCCAACGACCCGAAATTCAACGCCTCCGCCACTCGCGAGCTGCTCGCGAAGATCGGCGGTCAGGACATCGCGGAGCTGGAGGAATAA
- a CDS encoding hemolysin III family protein, with product MSASAKHVPDSYPPLEELANRLTHGVGALLSIAGLVFLVVYSSLYGNAWHVTSTAIYGATLVLLYSASTLYHSVKSEKWRRRCQRFDHAAIFLLIAGTYTPFVLGPLRGGWGWSLFGVVWGCAVAGVILKFFFAGRFDVLSTVIYLAMGWLVIIAAKPLFAALPAGGIWFLLAGGLCYSFGTIFYLWEKLPFNHAVWHLWVLAGSVCHWVAVFGYVVPRAALP from the coding sequence ATGTCCGCCTCCGCCAAACACGTTCCCGACAGTTATCCGCCGCTCGAGGAGCTGGCGAACCGCCTCACGCACGGAGTCGGCGCGCTGCTCTCCATTGCGGGCCTCGTGTTCCTCGTGGTCTACTCTTCGCTCTACGGTAACGCGTGGCACGTCACGAGCACTGCGATCTACGGCGCCACGCTTGTGCTGCTCTACAGCGCTTCCACGCTTTATCACTCGGTGAAATCGGAGAAATGGCGCCGTCGCTGTCAGCGTTTCGACCACGCGGCGATCTTTCTGCTCATCGCCGGCACCTACACGCCGTTCGTGCTCGGACCGCTCCGCGGCGGCTGGGGCTGGAGCCTCTTCGGCGTCGTCTGGGGCTGCGCGGTCGCGGGCGTGATCCTGAAATTTTTCTTCGCCGGCCGCTTCGATGTGCTGTCGACCGTCATCTATCTCGCGATGGGCTGGCTCGTGATCATCGCGGCCAAGCCTCTGTTCGCCGCGCTGCCCGCCGGCGGCATCTGGTTCCTGCTCGCGGGCGGGCTGTGCTACAGCTTCGGCACGATCTTCTACCTCTGGGAAAAACTGCCGTTCAATCACGCGGTCTGGCACCTGTGGGTGCTCGCCGGCAGCGTGTGCCATTGGGTGGCCGTGTTCGGCTACGTCGTGCCACGCGCGGCGCTGCCGTAA
- a CDS encoding cbb3-type cytochrome c oxidase subunit II, translated as MKNGLALFFGAFAILALSTGAVLYSAHQQLGSLTQYKDPVDEALHPAPLTGLADQGRAVYQDLGCASCHTQQVRREGFGGDTTRQWGTRQSVARDYIREKTVFLGNSRLGPDLRNVAARAYADETYLYTILYAPHAVAPGTNMPSYDFLFDVRPARPGQASAYALKLSGKAAAPAGAEIVPTHRARALVAYLRSLNDSYEYPEAKPFVPTTAKEEGK; from the coding sequence ATGAAAAACGGTCTCGCCCTCTTCTTCGGCGCCTTCGCCATCCTCGCGCTCTCGACCGGCGCCGTCCTCTATTCCGCGCACCAGCAGCTCGGCTCGCTGACGCAATACAAGGACCCCGTCGACGAGGCGCTCCACCCCGCGCCGCTCACCGGTCTCGCCGATCAAGGCCGCGCCGTTTATCAGGATCTCGGTTGCGCCTCCTGCCACACGCAGCAGGTGCGCCGCGAAGGCTTCGGCGGCGACACCACCCGCCAATGGGGCACGCGCCAGAGCGTCGCCCGCGACTACATCCGCGAGAAGACGGTGTTCCTCGGCAACAGCCGCCTCGGTCCCGATCTCCGCAACGTCGCCGCGCGCGCCTACGCCGACGAGACCTACCTCTACACGATCCTCTACGCGCCGCACGCCGTCGCCCCCGGCACGAACATGCCGAGCTACGACTTTCTCTTCGACGTCCGCCCGGCTCGGCCCGGCCAGGCTTCCGCGTATGCGTTGAAGCTCTCCGGCAAAGCTGCCGCTCCGGCCGGCGCCGAGATCGTCCCGACGCACCGCGCTCGCGCCCTCGTCGCGTATCTCCGCAGCCTGAACGACTCCTACGAGTATCCCGAAGCCAAGCCCTTCGTCCCCACGACCGCCAAGGAGGAGGGCAAATAA
- a CDS encoding tryptophan-rich sensory protein, which translates to MRARSGLVLLGFLVVTFTAAGIGGAATSSSVVTWYPTLHKPMWNPPSWLFAPVWSALYTLMAIAAWRV; encoded by the coding sequence ATGCGCGCACGTTCAGGGCTGGTCTTACTCGGGTTTCTCGTTGTGACGTTTACGGCCGCCGGCATCGGCGGTGCCGCGACAAGCAGCAGCGTCGTCACGTGGTATCCAACGCTGCACAAGCCGATGTGGAATCCGCCGAGCTGGTTGTTCGCGCCGGTGTGGTCGGCGCTCTACACGTTGATGGCGATCGCCGCGTGGCGCGTCTAG
- a CDS encoding asparaginase: MRLRVITAGGTIDKVYFDAASTYEVGEPQIGPLLRDSNVTFDFVVESVLQKDSLAMTDEDRALIRARVEAAPEKLILITHGTDTMTATAAKLQDIVDKTVVFTGAMQPARFRDSDAVFNVGCAIGALQVLPPGVYIAMNGVVAAADTVRKNRAASRFEPKS, from the coding sequence ATGCGCCTCCGTGTCATCACCGCCGGTGGAACCATCGACAAGGTCTACTTCGACGCCGCCAGCACCTACGAAGTCGGCGAGCCCCAGATCGGCCCGTTGCTGCGGGACTCGAACGTCACCTTCGACTTCGTCGTCGAGTCGGTGCTGCAAAAAGACAGCCTCGCGATGACCGATGAGGACCGCGCCTTGATCCGCGCCCGCGTGGAAGCGGCCCCGGAGAAGCTCATCCTCATCACGCACGGCACCGACACGATGACGGCCACCGCAGCCAAGCTGCAGGACATCGTCGACAAGACGGTTGTTTTTACAGGCGCCATGCAACCGGCCCGCTTTCGCGACAGCGACGCGGTCTTCAATGTCGGCTGCGCGATCGGCGCTCTGCAAGTGCTGCCGCCGGGCGTTTACATCGCCATGAACGGCGTCGTCGCCGCCGCTGATACGGTGCGCAAGAACCGCGCTGCGAGCCGTTTCGAGCCAAAAAGCTAG
- a CDS encoding chemotaxis protein CheD encodes MAGSPTVASLFAQRVVIGVGDMAVSNNSQVILSTYALGSCIGVIAYDPAVKAAGILHLMLPESSISPDKAARQPAMFADTGLPAFFKALAGLRAERSRLRIFVAGGASVIAGTDPFRIGERNSRVTLDYLSKQGYLVRRTETGGNINRTVHLEVSSGQVSMKTPTENIQHSLNS; translated from the coding sequence ATGGCCGGCTCTCCCACAGTCGCTTCGCTGTTTGCCCAACGCGTCGTCATCGGCGTCGGGGACATGGCCGTCTCGAACAACTCGCAGGTCATCCTCAGCACCTATGCGTTGGGATCCTGCATCGGCGTGATCGCTTACGATCCGGCGGTAAAGGCCGCCGGCATCCTGCATCTGATGTTGCCGGAGTCCTCGATCTCGCCCGACAAGGCCGCGCGCCAACCGGCGATGTTCGCCGACACGGGATTGCCTGCCTTCTTCAAGGCCCTCGCCGGCCTGCGCGCCGAGCGCTCGCGACTGAGAATTTTCGTCGCCGGTGGCGCCAGCGTCATCGCGGGCACGGACCCGTTCCGCATCGGCGAGCGCAATTCGCGGGTGACACTCGATTATCTTTCGAAGCAAGGATACCTCGTTCGCCGCACGGAAACCGGCGGCAACATCAACCGCACGGTTCACCTCGAGGTCAGCTCCGGCCAGGTGTCGATGAAGACGCCGACGGAGAACATCCAGCATTCCCTGAACTCGTAG